One window of the Corticium candelabrum chromosome 7, ooCorCand1.1, whole genome shotgun sequence genome contains the following:
- the LOC134182150 gene encoding bifunctional peptidase and arginyl-hydroxylase JMJD5-like: protein MNGSHLSLVLISVFLQFLLLTLGSAPGHFQKLGSHRFPDVAIDEVLDNLSPDDFWQHYVSSSRPAIFRGAAKHSPAFKKWTDAYLAGNFPNMEIRLEAKQEADGYLPRGDLGIGRDYLSNVVEYYHKTDVYVVSELPFPMYKDVDVLPCLSCGTFADRIQEINLWMSGGGTSSVLHRDAYHSINCLYNGTKEWLLIHPQYEDKIYMTVESKHEIGGQSDINVDAVDMDKFPLIQDIHYSLFTLNGGDCLFLPGGYWHQVRSFGTHNLAVAILFSRIKSFFGTDCQNADYKSLDQFDVVWVYNGTGVMSMGNMDVENLRELLLSFADENGRVHRETILQEIAEWYDILPENSRAGAFQHVSKAFDEHLDVSNVGYGTTEEIVALTRDQLKALALAIEPVEPSNSYEFEYSIFHEDDIRYVIEHLAHKKSLTCEEFVKDYTHKDKIFGSTKIANDVFAVLDKEGKGYVTEEELADGRLEAALEPFRIYHPRDSVSERIFVHNHDEL, encoded by the exons ATGAACGGCAGTCACTTGTCTCTTGTACTTATTTCTGTTTTCTTACAATTCCTGCTTTTAACTTTGGGGTCAGCACCTGGCCATTTTCAAAAACTTGGTTCTCATCGTTTTCCAGACGTTGCAATCGACGAGGTACTCGACAATCTAAGTCCAGACGATTTCTGGCAACATTATGTAAGCAGCAGCAGACCGGCTATATTCCGCGGGGCTGCCAAACATTCTCCAGCCTTCAAGAAATGGACAGATGCTTACCTGGCTGGAAATTTCCCCAACATGGAAATAAGACTGGAGGCAAAACAGGAAGCAGACGGTTACCTGCCAAGAGGAGACCTAGGAATCGGGAGAGATTATTTGTCTAATGTTGTAGAATATTATCACAAGACTGATGTGTATGTTGTCTCTGAGTTACCGTTTCCTATGTACAAGGATGTCGACGTTTTGCCTTGCTTGAGTTGTGGTACGTTTGCTGATCGAATCCAAGAGATCAATCTGTGGATGAGCGGTGGAGGGACGTCTAGTGTTCTTCATCGTGATGCTTATCATTCCATTAATTGTTTATACAATGGTACCAAAGAGTGGTTATTGATTCATCCTCAGTATGAAGATAAAATATACATGACAGTAGAATCGAAGCACGAGATTGGTGGTCAGTCGGATATTAACGTCGATGCTGTGGACATGGATAAATTTCCTCTCATTCAAGATATTCATTATTCACTATTTACGCTGAATGGTGGTGATTGCTTGTTTCTGCCAGGAG GATATTGGCATCAAGTTCGATCATTTGGCACTCACAATTTGGCTGTGGCCATTCTGTTTTCTAGGATAAAATCATTTTTTGGGACAGACTGTCAAAATGCTGATTATAAGTCATTGGACcagtttgatgttgtttggGTATACAATGGAACAGGAGTGATGAGTATGGGCAATATGGATGTGGAAAATCTCAG AGAGCTGCTGTTATCATTTGCTGATGAGAATGGCAGAGTTCATCGGGAAACGATTTTGCAAGAAATAGCTGAG tGGTATGATATTCTTCCTGAAAACAGTCGGGCAGGAGCATTTCAACATGTCTCTAAA GCATTTGATGAACATTTGGATGTTTCTAATGTCGGATATGGAACAACAGAGGAAATTGTGGCTTTGACGAGAGATCAACTGAAAGCTCTTGCTCTTGCTATTGAACCTGTTGAGCCATCAAACAGTTATGAGTTTGAGTATTCGATATTCCATGAAGACGATAttcg GTATGTAATTGAGCATCTTGCTCATAAGAAGTCTCTGACTTGTGAAGAATTTGTGAAAGATTACACACATAAG GACAAGATATTTGGGTCTACAAAGATTGCAAATGACGTGTTTGCAGTTCTTGACAAAGAAGGGAAAGGATATGTAACCGAAGAAGAGCTAGCCGATGGTCGACTTGAGGCAGCACTTGAGCCCTTTCGCATTTATCATCCACGAGATTCAGTATCCGAACGAATTTTTGTACACAATCATGATGAACTGTAA
- the LOC134182608 gene encoding uncharacterized protein LOC134182608: MLTIVQTIHELYCATRTLSAFTTSSHSGCHRTGQTSHHSGLTQTGLNLSQHCARHEKPDGVLTRSVCVRDDSHGCSLDFAMRPVSVVGRMTAGNDLKCCDLKVRSWDELDTLMRNDVAASCGCVEDVAGRVEVRDGSSRDEWGLVKGVGCRTFPTWIVQCTVTLPQSVVGPSLGMECNGPAAIANAKNGQTNSRRKRAILMMSTEEQFDYQVNPSWCLSLDKKWQKIVKRKGHSERHSTVLAELSSPRLSSGGPFLITIGDFYISTCISACGDEIITTDDITIATRFYFQMPHDRFTADGDDCEDSTNLLRDPHSGFYIFCRSRHGQLLYFTADSKCDGVSLVASVPSPVARGQFFLKHPGTRKLTSLCQWPQHALHVVRKTAYTRRHQYLVMNRKTLRISTVFMSDDLGDGKRIDCQFRIRRPQVRIRTQRGSVKNPTS; encoded by the exons ATGCTGACGATTGTTCAAACGATTCACGAGCTCTACTGCGCCACAAGAACGTTGTCAGCGTTTACGACTTCTTCACACTCTGGCTGTCATCGCACAGGCCAGACGTCGCATCATTCCGGTCTAACCCAGACAGGACTAAACCTTTCACAACACTGCGCAAGACATGAGAAGCCGGATGGAGTACTAACACGGTCAGTTTGTGTGCGAGACGACTCACACGGTTGTTCTCTAGACTTTGCAATGAGACCGGTCTCTGTTGTTGGACGGATGACGGCGGGAAATGACTTGAAATGTTGCGATTTGAAGGTGCGGTCGTGGGATGAGTTGGACACGCTGATGCGGAATGATGTGGCTGCTTCTTGCGGCTGCGTGGAAGACGTTGCGGGTCGAGTGGAGGTCAGAGACGGAAGCAGTCGTGATGAGTGGGGATTGGTGAAGGGTGTTGGGTGTCGGACGTTTCCTACGTGGATTGTCCAGTGTACGGTTACGCTGCCACAGAGTGTGGTTGGACCTTCACTTGGAATGGAATG TAATGGTCCGGCAGCGATTGCCAATGCAAAgaacggacaaacaaattCCAGACGCAAACGTGCTATACTTATGATGTCAACTGAAGAACAATTCGATTATCAAGTGAATCCTTCTTGGTGTCTAAGTCTCGATAAGAAGTGGCAGAAGATAGTGAAAAGAAAAGGACACAGCGAAAGACACTCAACCGTGCTTGCTGAATTGTCCTCACCGAGACTTAGTTCAG GAGGGCCATTTCTTATTACGATTGGCGATTTCTACATCTCTACGTGCATCAGTGCGTGTGGAGATGAAATAATTACCACCGACGATATCACCATAGCGACTAGATTTTATTTTCAAATGCCGCATGATCGGTTTACAGCTGATGGGGATGACTGCGAGGACAGCACCAACCTCCTTCGAGATCCGCACTCTGGTTTCTACATTTTCTGCAGAAGCCGACACGGCCAACTGCTCTATTTTACCGCAGACTCTAAGTGTGATGGTGTTTCATTGGTCGCTAGTGTTCCCTCTCCTGTCGCTCGGGGTCAATTCTTTCTGAAGCATCCGGGCACACGGAAGCTCACCTCGTTGTGCCAGTGGCCACAGCATGCGCTGCACGTGGTCAGGAAGACTGCATACACTCGACGTCATCAGTATCTTGTTATGAATAGGAAAACACTACGGATATCCACAGTGTTCATGTCTGATGATTTGGGCGACGGCAAACGTATAGATTGCCAGTTTAGGATACGGCGACCTCAAGTCAGAATCCGTACGCAAAGAGGTAGTGTCAAGAATCCGACGTCGTGA
- the LOC134182606 gene encoding uncharacterized protein LOC134182606, whose protein sequence is MQVNRFVFLLLSYAALSSTADDGFYPQETATFALNASTDELTRADVLARFSQPTDRLTSSLKFRYETLKGKPIYVFDRLFAWDLLYLLQIYVSVGGWWRFVNDDPYHTTREKVGDNIQWMARFSATTFANSRIGVTLRQAVQLTAGRPDVAYYPYEITCKMVRRGDDTRLHVHANASDDEYTTVVYLNYKWRKNDYGDMLLFDEEEEIVAPVKPVFGRVIVWHSSVPYLSRPPSVAFRMGQKILFIRWTSNSSKVVEYENRRLVDVERIAKGQKEGFALRDEPPESAGELNIGDYETARFATREGRKIFVFDDLFNRTELDVVRSYIIDYGKYYYDDSLDRDSDNVQWISGYEIDAFVGTKYWGVVRQIANYVSGGSGDWFPYDVSCNLIRATDYTRIHLDCDKISNEWTFLLYLNPNWGENDYGETAFFETEDDDTELVTEIRPRYGRVTIFEGAIPHSARPPSTAFTGGRYSLAVKVASSKFRARVNTLREKTQHEVQLKVVGRFMTILEQGKFTDGVRTFFQNKILGALSEKELSDLEKGIEPEEESKKDRDEDEDRDDDDDDDGNAEQEFGVKPGDDSTPNEITDEEQQYIDFLEGDDEDYHVSIERMAYNLEGNLEAIEDKMVEFSQSYTDLSNDLKRRMEALL, encoded by the coding sequence ATGCAGGTAAATCGGTTCGTATTTCTTCTCCTGTCGTACGCTGCTCTTTCATCTACAGCAGACGATGGTTTCTACCCGCAGGAGACCGCCACGTTTGCACTCAACGCGTCCACAGATGAGCTAACTCGTGCCGACGTGCTTGCGCGTTTCTCtcaaccgacagacagacttacgTCATCCTTGAAATTCCGCTACGAAACGCTCAAAGGTAAACCTATCTATGTCTTCGACAGACTCTTTGCTTGGGACTTGCTCTACCTCCTGCAAATCTACGTTTCCGTGGGCGGTTGGTGGCGTTTTGTCAACGACGACCCTTACCATACAACTAGAGAAAAGGTGGGAGACAACATTCAATGGATGGCGAGGTTTTCGGCAACGACGTTTGCAAACTCGCGGATCGGCGTTACACTGCGACAAGCCGTTCAACTGACTGCCGGGAGACCGGATGTTGCGTATTACCCGTATGAGATCACGTGCAAGATGGTGAGGCGTGGAGACGACACCAGGCTACACGTGCACGCCAACGCGTCCGACGACGAGTACACCACCGTTGTATATCTCAACTACAAATGGAGAAAGAACGATTACGGAGATATGCTGCTGTTCGACGAGGAGGAGGAAATCGTCGCTCCGGTTAAGCCTGTGTTCGGACGAGTAATAGTGTGGCACAGCTCTGTACCATATCTGAGTCGTCCTCCGAGCGTCGCCTTTCGAATGGGGCAGAAAATACTGTTTATTCGATGGACATCGAATAGTAGCAAAGTCGTCGAGTATGAAAATCGGAGGCTTGTGGATGTCGAACGGATAGCAAAGGGTCAAAAGGAAGGATTCGCATTGCGTGATGAGCCACCTGAGAGTGCCGGTGAATTGAATATTGGTGATTATGAGACGGCTCGGTTTGCTACTAGAGAGGGACGGAAGATATTCGTGTTCGACGATCTGTTTAATAGGACTGAGCTCGATGTCGTCCGTTCGTACATCATCGATTATGGAAAGTATTACTACGACGACAGCCTCGATCGCGACAGCGACAACGTACAGTGGATATCCGGGTACGAGATCGATGCTTTCGTTGGAACAAAGTACTGGGGTGTCGTCCGGCAGATAGCGAACTATGTCTCTGGTGGATCGGGTGATTGGTTTCCGTATGACGTGTCTTGTAATCTCATTCGGGCCACTGATTACACACGGATACATCTCGACTGCGACAAGATATCTAACGAATGGACATTCCTGTTATATCTGAATCCAAACTGGGGTGAAAACGACTACGGGGAAACGGCATTCTTTGAGACGGAGGACGATGACACCGAGTTGGTGACTGAAATAAGACCGAGGTATGGGCGGGTCACTATTTTTGAAGGTGCTATACCGCATTCTGCACGGCCACCCAGTACTGCGTTTACCGGCGGACGCTATAGCTTAGCAGTCAAGGTTGCATCTTCGAAATTCAGGGCACGTGTCAATACGTTGAGAGAGAAAACGCAACATGAAGTCCAGCTCAAAGTAGTAGGCCGATTTATGACTATATTAGAACAGGGAAAATTCACCGATGGTGTCAGGACTTTCTTTCAAAACAAAATACTAGGTGCGTTGTCTGAGAAGGAGCTGAGCGACTTAGAAAAGGGAATCGAACCTGAGGAAGAAAGTAAGAAGGATAGAGATGAAGACGAAGAtagagatgatgatgatgatgatgatggcaacGCTGAGCAGGAATTTGGAGTCAAACCGGGAGATGATTCAACACCAAACGAGATCACAGACGAAGAACAACAATATATTGACTTCTTGGAAGGTGACGATGAAGACTACCATGTGTCCATCGAACGCATGGCATACAATCTGGAAGGCAACCTGGAAGCGATCGAGGACAAAATGGTCGAATTTTCTCAAAGCTATACCGATCTCTCTAACGATTTGAAAAGAAGGATGGAGGCTCTCCTATAG
- the LOC134182605 gene encoding uncharacterized protein LOC134182605 isoform X2, with the protein MAERQSINPDDFFLRAQKLWDEDNFVDAEGIYNQLLLLFETARHKAADKAAALNMVGACLYFQHKVNDAVEFMEQCLSVSRDIPQHEEFLSGVLHDMGMYLYDLGEYERATEHLRESLNIHRRLSSVNKVYMASTCTYLSRCLLSQCLIKEAEDVMREGYALVISTDDNVVKAEAATLLAYAIQLNEGTEKEVKKLLQKADKWIQMMEEGRGKAESLSEMGEVLVIRGDYKRANKILREAATMQRHFLPTNHWETALTLCRMAECQVKLDKQMDALPLFYESSEMIKESIGVEHPVRGRSLFGVGQVLLGQQKWQEAESNLKESVNILCLTAGLHATTSAAVGDLNYCLRMLKKDQEAVDILQQHQRAVSYQVEHQAGAFQVDDLQRELEQLRESNRAIQAEKSALQQQLADQEAVTRAVTDDNERQAGEVRRLLQLMQELDEDNKQLQNQISTLTNLLDNKERRLQQQEGEIDVLRHEVQEKHTTNERLMRDLQRRERAVQELQQLQHQYNSVIQIHDDSLHMTGLKLGTGAYGEVGVGMWSGVGVAVKTFHEEPVRVDELNISFIRREVSVSSRVHHPNVVSICGAIIENEVPLRIVMELLEGSLKDVIKAALKSRYLSMREQVDIAVGCLCGVMYLHQLQPALLHGDIRSTNILISKTMQAKIGDLGSCRFSNESLSVGPLSPEYIAPERAVEGRAVTSRNTKQADMYSLGVTFVELFTGVGAEMKLRESQFQAVPHVLLQDICYAMAEENPCDRISAAAALMQVNAVKQNDEYTSCPPKRMVKGKKRREDKVTLVEMPWM; encoded by the exons ATGGCGGAACGTCAATCCATTAACCCTGATG ATTTCTTTTTGAGAGCTCAGAAACTGTGGGATGAAGACAACTTTGTAGATGCTGAAGGAATTTACAACCAATTGCTGCTGCTTTTCGAAACAGCAAGACATAAAGCGGCAGATAAAGCAGCTG CTCTCAATATGGTGGGTGCGTGTCTATATTTCCAACATAAAGTGAATGACGCCGTAGAGTTTATGGaacaatgtttgtctgtttcacGAGATATACCTCAACATGAAGAGTTTCTGTCTGGTG TGTTACACGATATGGGAATGTATCTATACGATTTGGGCGAATATGAAAGAGCAACAGAACATCTAAGAGAGTCACTCAACATTCATCGTAGATTGTCTTCTGTGAACAAAGTCTACATGGCATCAA caTGTACATATTTATCACGTTGCCTTCTCTCTCAATGTCTAATAAAAGAAGCAGAAGATGTGATGAGAGAAGGTTATGCTTTAGTAATTAGCACGGATGACAATGTTGTGAAAGCAGAAG CTGCTACTCTATTGGCTTATGCAATTCAACTAAATGAAGGAACAGAAAAGGAAGTGAAAAAATTATTACAAAAGGCTGATAAATGGATTCAAATGATGGAAGAAGGACGAGGCAAGGCAGAAT cgTTGAGTGAAATGGGAGAAGTATTGGTGATAAGGGGTGACTACAAGCGTGCCAATAAGATACTGCGGGAAGCAGCAACAATGCAAAGACACTTTTTACCAACCAACCATTGGGAGACTGCTTTGA CTCTTTGTCGTATGGCAGAGTGTCAAGTgaaactagacaaacaaatggatgCGTTGCCATTGTTCTACGAGTCATCAGAAATGATCAAAGAATCAATAGGTGTGGAGCACCCAGTAAGAGGAAGAA GTCTATTTGGTGTTGGTCAAGTTCTGCTAGGTCAACAGAAGTGGCAAGAAGCAGAAAGCAACCTTAAGGAAAGTGtcaatattttgtgtttgactgcAGGTTTACATGCCACAACAAGTGCAG CAGTTGGAGATCTGAACTATTGCTTACGAATGCTAAAGAAAGATCAAGAAGCAGTTgacattttgcaacaacatcaacgaGCTGTTTCTTATCAAG TCGAGCATCAAGCAGGTGCATTTCAAGTTGATGATTTACAAAGAGAGTTGGAGCAGCTCAGAGAAAGCAATCGAGCCATTCAAGCAGAGAAATCTGCTTTACAGCAGCAATTGGCTGATCAGGAGGCTGTAACTCGTGCCGTCACTGATGACAACGAACGTCAAGCTGGAGAAGTAAGGAGATTGCTGCAACTCATGCAGGAACTTGatgaagacaacaaacaattacagaACCAAATCAGCACACTGACAAATCTGTTGGATAACAAGGAGAGACGGCTACAACAACAGGAAGGAGAAATTGATGTTTTGAGGCATGAGGTGCAAGAAAAGCACACGACTAATGAACGTCTGATGAGAGACTTGCAACGACGTGAAAGAGCAGTGCAGGAGCTGCAacaacttcaacatcaatataACAGCGTAATACAGATCCATGATGACAGTTTACACATGACTGGATTAAAGTTGGGAACAGGAGCTTATGGAG AGGTTGGTGTTGGCATGTGGAGTGGTGTAGGTGTTGCTGTCAAGACATTTCATGAAGAACCGGTTAGAGTAGATGAACTCAACATTTCATTCATTCGACGTGAAGTGTCGGTGTCCAGTCGTGTCCATCACCCCAATGTCGTATCCATCTGTGGAGCTATCATTGAGAATGAAGTTCCTCTTCGTATTGTCATGGAGCTTTTGGAAGGATCACTGAAAGATGTGATCAAAGCTGCTTTGAAAAGCAGATATCTGTCCATGAGAGAACAAGTGGATATAGCTGTCggatgtctgtgtggtgtgatgtatcTTCATCAGCTGCAGCCTGCTCTTCTTCATGGAGACATTCGCTCTACCAACATTCTCATCAGCAAGACCATGCAAGCCAAAATCGGTGATCTGGGATCTTGTCGCTTTTCTAACGAGTCACTTTCTGTTGGTCCTCTCAGTCCAGAATACATTGCACCAGAACGAGCTGTTGAAGGTCGTGCAGTGACCTCACGCAACACAAAACAAGCCGACATGTACAGCTTGGGAGTCACGTTTGTTGAGTTATTCACAGGAGTAGGTGCAGAGATGAAACTGCGTGAGAGTCAGTTTCAAGCTGTTCCTCATGTTTTACTGCAGGACATTTGCTATGCTATGGCAGAAGAGAATCCATGTGATCGCATTTCTGCAGCAGCCGCTCTCATGCAAGTGAATGCAGTGAAGCAGAATGATGAGTACACTTCATGTCCTCCCAAAAGGATGGTGAAAGGCAAGAAACGCAGAGAAGACAAAGTGACACTCGTAGAGATGCCATGGATGTGA
- the LOC134182605 gene encoding uncharacterized protein LOC134182605 isoform X1, with product MQYLFQFCSFSFTDFFLRAQKLWDEDNFVDAEGIYNQLLLLFETARHKAADKAAALNMVGACLYFQHKVNDAVEFMEQCLSVSRDIPQHEEFLSGVLHDMGMYLYDLGEYERATEHLRESLNIHRRLSSVNKVYMASTCTYLSRCLLSQCLIKEAEDVMREGYALVISTDDNVVKAEAATLLAYAIQLNEGTEKEVKKLLQKADKWIQMMEEGRGKAESLSEMGEVLVIRGDYKRANKILREAATMQRHFLPTNHWETALTLCRMAECQVKLDKQMDALPLFYESSEMIKESIGVEHPVRGRSLFGVGQVLLGQQKWQEAESNLKESVNILCLTAGLHATTSAAVGDLNYCLRMLKKDQEAVDILQQHQRAVSYQVEHQAGAFQVDDLQRELEQLRESNRAIQAEKSALQQQLADQEAVTRAVTDDNERQAGEVRRLLQLMQELDEDNKQLQNQISTLTNLLDNKERRLQQQEGEIDVLRHEVQEKHTTNERLMRDLQRRERAVQELQQLQHQYNSVIQIHDDSLHMTGLKLGTGAYGEVGVGMWSGVGVAVKTFHEEPVRVDELNISFIRREVSVSSRVHHPNVVSICGAIIENEVPLRIVMELLEGSLKDVIKAALKSRYLSMREQVDIAVGCLCGVMYLHQLQPALLHGDIRSTNILISKTMQAKIGDLGSCRFSNESLSVGPLSPEYIAPERAVEGRAVTSRNTKQADMYSLGVTFVELFTGVGAEMKLRESQFQAVPHVLLQDICYAMAEENPCDRISAAAALMQVNAVKQNDEYTSCPPKRMVKGKKRREDKVTLVEMPWM from the exons ATGCAATatttgtttcagttttgttcgTTTTCGTTTACAGATTTCTTTTTGAGAGCTCAGAAACTGTGGGATGAAGACAACTTTGTAGATGCTGAAGGAATTTACAACCAATTGCTGCTGCTTTTCGAAACAGCAAGACATAAAGCGGCAGATAAAGCAGCTG CTCTCAATATGGTGGGTGCGTGTCTATATTTCCAACATAAAGTGAATGACGCCGTAGAGTTTATGGaacaatgtttgtctgtttcacGAGATATACCTCAACATGAAGAGTTTCTGTCTGGTG TGTTACACGATATGGGAATGTATCTATACGATTTGGGCGAATATGAAAGAGCAACAGAACATCTAAGAGAGTCACTCAACATTCATCGTAGATTGTCTTCTGTGAACAAAGTCTACATGGCATCAA caTGTACATATTTATCACGTTGCCTTCTCTCTCAATGTCTAATAAAAGAAGCAGAAGATGTGATGAGAGAAGGTTATGCTTTAGTAATTAGCACGGATGACAATGTTGTGAAAGCAGAAG CTGCTACTCTATTGGCTTATGCAATTCAACTAAATGAAGGAACAGAAAAGGAAGTGAAAAAATTATTACAAAAGGCTGATAAATGGATTCAAATGATGGAAGAAGGACGAGGCAAGGCAGAAT cgTTGAGTGAAATGGGAGAAGTATTGGTGATAAGGGGTGACTACAAGCGTGCCAATAAGATACTGCGGGAAGCAGCAACAATGCAAAGACACTTTTTACCAACCAACCATTGGGAGACTGCTTTGA CTCTTTGTCGTATGGCAGAGTGTCAAGTgaaactagacaaacaaatggatgCGTTGCCATTGTTCTACGAGTCATCAGAAATGATCAAAGAATCAATAGGTGTGGAGCACCCAGTAAGAGGAAGAA GTCTATTTGGTGTTGGTCAAGTTCTGCTAGGTCAACAGAAGTGGCAAGAAGCAGAAAGCAACCTTAAGGAAAGTGtcaatattttgtgtttgactgcAGGTTTACATGCCACAACAAGTGCAG CAGTTGGAGATCTGAACTATTGCTTACGAATGCTAAAGAAAGATCAAGAAGCAGTTgacattttgcaacaacatcaacgaGCTGTTTCTTATCAAG TCGAGCATCAAGCAGGTGCATTTCAAGTTGATGATTTACAAAGAGAGTTGGAGCAGCTCAGAGAAAGCAATCGAGCCATTCAAGCAGAGAAATCTGCTTTACAGCAGCAATTGGCTGATCAGGAGGCTGTAACTCGTGCCGTCACTGATGACAACGAACGTCAAGCTGGAGAAGTAAGGAGATTGCTGCAACTCATGCAGGAACTTGatgaagacaacaaacaattacagaACCAAATCAGCACACTGACAAATCTGTTGGATAACAAGGAGAGACGGCTACAACAACAGGAAGGAGAAATTGATGTTTTGAGGCATGAGGTGCAAGAAAAGCACACGACTAATGAACGTCTGATGAGAGACTTGCAACGACGTGAAAGAGCAGTGCAGGAGCTGCAacaacttcaacatcaatataACAGCGTAATACAGATCCATGATGACAGTTTACACATGACTGGATTAAAGTTGGGAACAGGAGCTTATGGAG AGGTTGGTGTTGGCATGTGGAGTGGTGTAGGTGTTGCTGTCAAGACATTTCATGAAGAACCGGTTAGAGTAGATGAACTCAACATTTCATTCATTCGACGTGAAGTGTCGGTGTCCAGTCGTGTCCATCACCCCAATGTCGTATCCATCTGTGGAGCTATCATTGAGAATGAAGTTCCTCTTCGTATTGTCATGGAGCTTTTGGAAGGATCACTGAAAGATGTGATCAAAGCTGCTTTGAAAAGCAGATATCTGTCCATGAGAGAACAAGTGGATATAGCTGTCggatgtctgtgtggtgtgatgtatcTTCATCAGCTGCAGCCTGCTCTTCTTCATGGAGACATTCGCTCTACCAACATTCTCATCAGCAAGACCATGCAAGCCAAAATCGGTGATCTGGGATCTTGTCGCTTTTCTAACGAGTCACTTTCTGTTGGTCCTCTCAGTCCAGAATACATTGCACCAGAACGAGCTGTTGAAGGTCGTGCAGTGACCTCACGCAACACAAAACAAGCCGACATGTACAGCTTGGGAGTCACGTTTGTTGAGTTATTCACAGGAGTAGGTGCAGAGATGAAACTGCGTGAGAGTCAGTTTCAAGCTGTTCCTCATGTTTTACTGCAGGACATTTGCTATGCTATGGCAGAAGAGAATCCATGTGATCGCATTTCTGCAGCAGCCGCTCTCATGCAAGTGAATGCAGTGAAGCAGAATGATGAGTACACTTCATGTCCTCCCAAAAGGATGGTGAAAGGCAAGAAACGCAGAGAAGACAAAGTGACACTCGTAGAGATGCCATGGATGTGA